The genomic stretch TTATGCTTACGGGTGGCATATGAATCCTTGATAAACATCGCCTCAAAAAAGGGCTCAATAATATTCACCAGGCCATGGTGCACCACCCGATCCCGAAAAGCAGCCACACTAATGACCCGTTGCTTTGGCTCCCTGATCATGAAATATCGATAGGGCTGCGGTTGATAACGGTGTTCTTTCAGCTCTGCCTGCAATTCGAACAGGTTCTTCTCGCAGTGATACATCCACTCCGCGGTTTCAGCCTTACTCTTCTTGTGCCGGCATGCCTTTTTATATGCCAGATAGAGATTTGACCAGGAGCTCAAGTCATCATAGAGGAAACCAACTCGCTTAGGCACTTTTCAGCCAACCCCCTACCATCTTGCCGCTTTCCATAAGTTCACGGCTGATATACTCATATTGGCTTTCGCTCAGCCGCTGCATCTTGAAGGACATCTGTAAAAGTGCCCGCAGCAGGTCCAACTTCAGATTGATCTTTTGCAGGGTTTCTCGCTTTGACTGGC from Candidatus Cloacimonadota bacterium encodes the following:
- the avd gene encoding diversity-generating retroelement protein Avd — its product is MNSKNNYPLYVKWLDIVPWIMARTERFPKNLRYSLSQKIDNTCLEVLELIVQAIYSQSKRETLQKINLKLDLLRALLQMSFKMQRLSESQYEYISRELMESGKMVGGWLKSA